One segment of Erigeron canadensis isolate Cc75 chromosome 2, C_canadensis_v1, whole genome shotgun sequence DNA contains the following:
- the LOC122589018 gene encoding putative disease resistance protein RGA3, with protein sequence MADDLIRVLITQATSILIQHVQHEFTQLINVQQDFETLITTLESIRAIIIDAEMKEIQNPSVKIWVKNLKLVSYEIDDTLTDWAIAAREVNGNTSKSNLRTRLCLAFVFPCVSSNQVAPLRKLAKKIRRINQTLVSVDNQKNAFGFAPTDPVDDEGFGNGTTCCIVEPSTVIGRDDEKDHLLSKLLTNEESSSPPIVFIWGMGGIGKTTLAQLIFNSVDVQTHFKIKKWVPVGRTSDVTRIAKAIVEGVGPNGLPLENVRDFVNQKKYLLVLDNVWEEDVNFWKPLFAALNGGAPGSKILITSRNEGVGKTINAIRLFSLPSQENQTETAIFMHHLGKLSDENTWTIFRGFAFAGKSSEFKESLEDIGRKISDKCKGLPLAAETVGSFMVLKDTKDEWEHVLNENIWQLEEPEARVSNPLLLSYYALPSPMKRCFCYCANFPKDTRIDAVNLIQIWMAQGYLGSDGNSEVELTGRRYLNSLVRRSLFQDPERSKDDGTVVSFKMHDMVHDVASYLMENECLLVTGSHHEAEDRRTYHHLTITHEDEGTFPIPTKSPEALYTFSIQSFHDCPQIIVHQDCVSLPPKIFNHFKYLKTLDMSRNMLLTIPDDIEKLKNLCYLNLSYNPLSILPETVCNLLNLQTLKLVACHHLTELPHSIGKLEKLRHLDIDQANRLVTLPKGVGKLTSLRTLSQFLIGTEDASCSLGDLKHLNHLRGRLEIAGLNQANVSEAKEAELEKKEHLVDLHINCSLASGVIDVLQLNTNLVALHIDQYGGERFPSWLAFLTNLKKLRLQEWANCIGLPPLGKLPSLKILHIEGFKALTHVGSEFLGVETEPRIGEASTSSIIAFPKLEKLKFSQMEKWEKWNMMKDIKAMPCLHYLKLSHCKTLQSLPLQVIGLPIKKLRIRSCVILKQRYQKETGKERETVSHIPNVRIL encoded by the coding sequence ATGGCAGACGATCTTATCAGAGTACTCATAACTCAAGCTACTTCCATCTTGATACAACATGTTCAACATGAGTTCACACAACTTATTAATGTCCAACAAGATTTTGAAACCCTCATCACCACACTCGAGTCCATTCGAGCCATCATCATCGATGCAGAGATGAAGGAGATTCAGAATCCAAGTGTCAAAATCTGGGTCAAAAACCTTAAACTCGTGTCATACGAAATCGATGACACGTTGACTGACTGGGCTATAGCTGCTCGTGAAGTCAACGGTAACACGTCAAAGTCTAATCTACGCACCAGGTTATGTTTAGCATTTGTTTTTCCTTGTGTTTCATCTAACCAAGTTGCCCCCCTTAGAAAATTAGCTAAAAAAATTAGACGTATAAATCAAACATTAGTTTCCGTTGACAATCAAAAGAATGCTTTCGGGTTTGCTCCTACTGACCCAGTTGATGATGAAGGGTTTGGAAACGGAACCACTTGTTGTATCGTTGAACCGTCAACGGTCATCGGAAGAGATGATGAAAAGGATCATCTTTTGAGCAAGTTGTTAACAAACGAGGAGAGTAGTAGTCCCCCAATTGTGTTTATTTGGGGGATGGGTGGCATTGGGAAGACTACTCTGGCTCAATTGATATTTAACTCTGTTGATGTACAAACACATTTTAAGATCAAAAAGTGGGTCCCTGTGGGGCGAACTTCTGATGTAACAAGAATTGCAAAGGCCATTGTGGAAGGAGTCGGGCCCAATGGATTGCCACTTGAGAATGTTCGTGATTTTGTAAACCAAAAGAAGTACCTGTTGGTGCTAGATAATGTATGGGAAGAAGATGTTAACTTTTGGAAGCCGTTATTTGCTGCCCTTAATGGAGGTGCACCTGGTAGCAAGATCTTGATCACGAGCCGAAATGAGGGAGTTGGAAAGACGATCAATGCTATCAGATTGTTTTCACTTCCCTCACAAGAGAACCAAACGGAAACAGCCATATTTATGCACCATTTGGGAAAGTTATCTGATGAAAACACCTGGACCATATTTAGAGGGTTTGCATTCGCAGGAAAGAGTAGCGAGTTCAAAGAAAGTTTAGAGGATATAGGGAGGAAGATATCAGATAAGTGCAAGGGTTTGCCTCTGGCTGCAGAGACTGTTGGGAGTTTCATGGTCTTAAAAGACACAAAAGACGAGTGGGAACATGTTTTAAATGAAAACATTTGGCAGTTGGAGGAGCCAGAAGCACGTGTTTCTAACCCTTTGTTGTTGAGCTACTACGCGTTGCCATCGCCCATGAAACGATGCTTTTGCTATTGTGCTAACTTTCCTAAAGATACAAGAATAGACGCGGTTAACTTGATTCAAATCTGGATGGCCCAAGGCTATCTCGGCTCAGATGGAAACAGTGAGGTGGAACTAACAGGCCGTAGGTACTTGAATAGTTTGGTTAGGCGGTCTCTCTTCCAAGATCCAGAAAGAAGCAAGGACGATGGCACTGTTGTAAGTTTTAAAATGCACGACATGGTTCATGATGTTGCCAGCTATCTGATGGAAAACGAGTGTTTGTTGGTAACGGGATCGCACCATGAAGCAGAAGATAGGAGGACGTACCATCATCTCACCATCACACATGAAGACGAGGGCACATTTCCTATTCCTACTAAAAGCCCAGAAGCACTTTACACATTTTCAATCCAATCTTTCCATGATTGTCCACAGATTATTGTTCATCAAGACTGTGTTTCGCTTCCACCAAAAATTTTCAACCACTTCAAGTATCTAAAAACATTAGATATGAGTCGTAATATGCTCTTAACGATTCCAGATGATATAGAGAAGTTGAAAAACCTGTGCTACCTTAACTTATCTTATAACCCATTGTCCATATTGCCCGAAACAGTTTGCAACTTGCTAAATTTGCAAACTTTAAAGCTTGTTGCATGTCATCATCTAACAGAACTACCTCATAGCATAGGCAAGCTCGAGAAACTGAGACATCTTGATATTGATCAAGCAAACAGGCTAGTAACTCTGCCAAAAGGTGTAGGAAAGTTAACCTCCCTTCGGACACTGAGCCAGTTTCTAATAGGAACGGAAGATGCATCGTGTAGTCTTGGTGATCTAAAACACTTGAATCATCTTCGAGGTCGTCTTGAAATAGCAGGCTTGAATCAGGCAAATGTAAGTGAGGCTAAGGAAGCCGAACTAGAAAAGAAGGAACACCTTGTTGATCTGCATATTAACTGCTCATTAGCATCAGGTGTGATAGATGTTCTCCAGCTGAACACAAACTTGGTTGCTTTACATATAGATCAGTATGGTGGCGAACGGTTTCCCAGTTGGCTAGCTTTCTTAACCAACCTAAAGAAACTTCGGCTCCAGGAATGGGCTAATTGCATCGGTTTGCCACCTTTGGGGAAACTGCCGTCGCTCAAGATACTCCATATTGAAGGTTTTAAGGCTCTTACACATGTGGGTTCTGAGTTTCTTGGAGTAGAAACTGAACCAAGAATAGGAGAAGCATCAACATCATCTATAATTGCATTCCCAAAGTTGGAGAAACTCAAGTTCTCACAAATGGAGAAGTGGGAGAAGTGGAATATGATGAAGGACATAAAGGCCATGCCATGTCTTCATTACTTGAAACTTTCACACTGCAAAACTTTACAGTCATTGCCATTGCAGGTTATAGGCTTACCAATCAAGAAACTGCGCATTCGCAGTTGTGTCATCTTGAAGCAACGATACCAAAAAGAGACGGGAAAGGAAAGGGAAACGGTATCACACATCCCAAATGTAAGGATCCTCTAA
- the LOC122590220 gene encoding uncharacterized protein LOC122590220 produces the protein MATATMAYAAGAAALLYYTLNKKIQTSPTTAEDDEESDSLVQSHGPAGVERVSHRLIQAPATWLETISTLSETLRFTYSETLGKWPIGDLAFGISYLLKRQGHLHVSSVFGGEESLQLTGPEIVFELRYLLDLLTLCWHFSKKTFPVFLEETGFLPEHVLIQEPKAGILKPAFTILVNHKTKTFLLLIRGTHSIKDTLTAATGAVVPFHHTVVHEGGVSDVILGYAHCGMVAAARWIAKLATPLLLKAFEEHPDYKLQIVGHSLGGGTAAILTYMLREQKELSTTTCVTFAPGACMTWELADSGNEFITSVINGADLVPTFSAASVDDLRAEVTASAWLNDLRTQIEHTRILRTVYRSASALGSRLPSIASAKAKVAGAGQILRPVSSGTQVVMRRAQSMAQAAWSRPSIDISSWACMGPRRRTVVASANSTQPSSSNSENQSISTALELPVDSSDEASVWHSNDEEVDADVPSTHEDRMTEYELWEKLERKLYDQSEGDEADVAKEMREEEEAAIAEGRKSPLENNEPEKSKEAHRFFPAGKIMHIVTIPQVVVESETDDETSSSDTDNDQDQVVEDQVALFLTPRSLYSKIRLSHSMIADHFMPVYRRQIEKLIHELGKEETSLQSPSTPKKVDLVL, from the exons ATGGCAACAGCAACTATGGCCTATGCAGCTGGTGCTGCTGCTCTATTATATTATACGTTAAATAAGAAGATACAAACGTCTCCTACTACAGccgaagatgatgaagaaagtGATAGCCTTGTGCAAAGTCACGGTCCTGCAGGAGTTGAACGTGTTTCTCATAGACTAATTCAAGCTCCTGCTACATGGTTGGAAACTATTTCAACTTTGTCAGAGACATTACGGTTTACGTATTCGGAGACTTTGGGGAAGTGGCCTATTGGAGATTTGGCTTTTGGGATCagttatttgttaaaaagaCAG GGGCATTTGCATGTTAGTAGTGTATTTGGTGGTGAAGAGAGCCTGCAGCTTACAGGACCTGAAATAGTTTTCGAGCTTAGATATCTGTTGGACTTGTTGACTCTTTGCTggcatttttcaaaaaaaacatTTCCTGTGTTTTTAGAGGAGACAGGCTTCTTACCAGAACACGTTCTTATTCAGGAACCCAAAGCTGGA ATTTTAAAGCCAGCTTTTACAATCTTAGTCAAccacaaaacaaaaacctttCTTCTATTGATTCGTGGAACTCACAGCATCAAGGATACTCTAACAGCTGCTACTGGAGCAGTAGTACCATTTCATCATACAGTCGTCCATGAGGGAGGTGTTAGTGATGTAATTTTAGGCTATGCTCACTGTGGAATGGTTGCAGCTGCTCGATGGATTGCAAAGCTTGCAACACCTCTTCTACTTAAAGCATTTGAAGAGCATCCTGATTATAAACTTCAG ATTGTTGGACACTCTTTGGGTGGTGGAACTGCTGCCATTCTAACTTATATGTTGCGGGAGCAGAAAGAACTATCTACAACCACTTGTGTTACTTTCGCTCCAG GTGCTTGTATGACGTGGGAGTTGGCAGACTCGGGTAATGAGTTTATTACATCTGTTATAAATGGAGCTGATCTGGTCCCTACGTTTTCAGCTGCTTCAGTGGACGATTTACGTGCAGAG GTTACAGCATCGGCTTGGCTAAATGATCTCAGGACTCAGATTGAGCACACCAGAATCCTTAGAACTGTATATCGATCTGCATCCGCACTGGGTTCTCGACTTCCATCAATTGCAAGTGCTAAAGCAAAGGTTGCTGGAGCTGGTCAAATTCTTCGTCCTGTTTCCAGTGGTACACAG GTTGTGATGAGGAGAGCTCAAAGCATGGCTCAAGCTGCGTGGTCACGCCCTTCTATAGATATATCATCGTGGGCATGCATGGGGCCCCGACGCCGAACTGTTGTTGCAAGTGCCAATTCTACACAACCATCTTCTTCTAACTCGGAAAACCAAAGCATTTCGACAGCTCTTGAACTCCCTGTAGATTCATCAGACGAAGCAAGTGTATGGCATTCTAATGATGAAGAGGTTGATGCTGACGTGCCAAGTACTCATGAAGATAGAATGACCGAATACGAATTATGGGAAAAACTAGAACGGAAGCTATATGACCAAAGTGAAGGCGACGAGGCTGATGTGGCAAAGGAAATGAGGGAAGAAGAGGAGGCTGCTATTGCAGAGGGTCGTAAGAGCCCGTTGGAAAACAATGAACCTGAAAAATCGAAAGAGGCACATAGATTTTTTCCAGCAGGCAAGATTATGCATATAGTTACAATCCCACAAGTTGTAGTAGAGAGTGAAACCGATGATGAGACATCTTCAAGTGATACAGATAACGACCAGGATCAGGTGGTAGAAGACCAAGTAGCATTGTTTCTAACCCCACGATCGTTGTACAGTAAAATTAGATTATCACACAGTATGATAGCCGATCACTTTATGCCTGTTTATAGACGCCAGATTGAAAAATTGATTCATGAACTAGGGAAAGAAGAGACATCATTACAAAGTCCTAGTACCCCTAAAAAAGTCGACCTAGTGTTGTAG